Within the Catalinimonas niigatensis genome, the region GGTTTGGTGATGTAGTCATCAGCACCAAGCTCAAGTCCCAGTACTTTATCAATTTCCTCTCCTTTAGCGGTAAGCAATATGATAGGTGTATTATTTCCTTTTTTTCTGACTTCCTTACATATATCAAAACCAGAAATACCAGGAAGCATAATATCTAAAAGTATGAGATCATACTTATGATGAAGAATTTTTTCTAAACCTTCACTACCGTTAGATGACGATTCCACCTGATAGCCTTCAAACACCAAATTATCTTCAAGTCCCAATCGCATACTAGGTTCATCTTCAATGATAAGAATACGACTCATGAGCTTTCTAAAAGTTTGGTTAATTTATATTTGATAGGGAAGCAAAGTCTGAAAATGCTCCCTTCTCCGACTGTGCTGATCAATTCAATTTTTCCTTTATGTTCATCCATAATATGTTGAACAAGCGTTAATCCCAGACCAGTACCTCTGGGAGTAGGTTTTCCTTTTGGAGCTGCCCTAAAAAACTTGTCAAAAATAGCTTTTTGATGGGCATCAGAAATGCCATCTCCTTCATCTATCACTTCTACATAATGAAAATGATCAGTAGTCCCTGTACTTACGCTTATTGATTTGTTGAGGCTGCTGTATTTGACAGCATTGTCCAGGAGGTTAACAATTGCCTCTATGATAGCCTCCTGATCACCAGCTATAGACAACTCATTTTTACAAGGCTCAAAAGCATATTGAAATCCCTGATTTATCACATGAAATTCATAGGCTTCTACAACTTCTTTGACTACTTTATTTAAATCCAACATTTGTAAATTATAAGTGCGTTTACCAGCTTCAACTTTAGAAAAGTTGAGAATTTTATTCACCATAGCCGTGAGCCGCGCAGTTTCCTGGCTAATGATTTTATAATACTCCTGTTTCCGTTCTTCAGTCTGTACCCGATTCATCATCAACGTTTCGGCAAACATACTAATAAGCGCCAGAGGTGTTCGTATTTCATGCGATACATTGGAAACGAAATCAGATTTGAGTTGAGCTAATTCAATTTCTCTTTTGATATTATGGAATACAAACCAGGCACCCAAAAGGATAAGAACGTTGATTCCTATAATGAGTAATATGTCATTCCTGATTCTATTCTGTGCCAGAGCCTCAATCGTTTGTCCATGGAGGTCTATTGCCAGATAATAGTCAGGAAAAAGCCAGAATGGGAGCTGAGAAAGCTTTCTACCACTATTGTTTTCATTGTCAGAAGAATAAATAAGAGCATCATCGCTGGCGCGATGAGCAGAAATAATAAATTTTTCCTGGGTTACTGCTTGAACTTTTGGTCCTA harbors:
- a CDS encoding sensor histidine kinase — protein: MNKTLAKIGIVLLLIFFLPSVFFSVYQINSLNKNELIIEEIYSNQLDAILFSVNQYSADVLNVWASKVDAWMEEDTLLNSQKLAAFITEMQDLQYILVVDSADFSKVLLFNKSNGRVIDDSLAMTISETFNERKALIYRLYSYLDQGYRKIEPISLINHDHADLQVFLPQGNLPPRYICGFILSPEEFISNILGPKVQAVTQEKFIISAHRASDDALIYSSDNENNSGRKLSQLPFWLFPDYYLAIDLHGQTIEALAQNRIRNDILLIIGINVLILLGAWFVFHNIKREIELAQLKSDFVSNVSHEIRTPLALISMFAETLMMNRVQTEERKQEYYKIISQETARLTAMVNKILNFSKVEAGKRTYNLQMLDLNKVVKEVVEAYEFHVINQGFQYAFEPCKNELSIAGDQEAIIEAIVNLLDNAVKYSSLNKSISVSTGTTDHFHYVEVIDEGDGISDAHQKAIFDKFFRAAPKGKPTPRGTGLGLTLVQHIMDEHKGKIELISTVGEGSIFRLCFPIKYKLTKLLESS